Within the Oryctolagus cuniculus chromosome 19, mOryCun1.1, whole genome shotgun sequence genome, the region aggcagcgggGTCGGGGTTACACACGGCCCACGTGACAGCAAACTTCACAGGATCACAGGGGCGCGTGCCATACACAGCCGAGTCGGAACAAGGCCCGGTCGAGTGACCCATGTCCTGGCTCGTGTCCTCTGGCCGTCCAGGATGATATCATCAGGGGACATTGGATACACAGAGCACAGGGACTCTCTGCTGCATTTTTGCCACTTCTTGTGGgtcaaaaattatttcaaaattatacaatcatcccatctcccccTGCCACATGCTGTTTCAATAGAAGAAAGACGGAAATCACCCCTTTTCTCTTGGGCTCCCAGGAGGAGATGCGGCCAGCCCAGCACTTACCTGGGAGCTAGGGATCAGCGCCTTCCACCAGTGCCCGCCCTTCACCAGGTCAACTTCGCACAAGGGCACAGACACTTTGCCGATGACACAGTGGCGCGAGAACTTATCGAAATCCACCACGGTGAGCAGCAGGGTCCTCCTCTGGGCTTCCAGGAAGGGGATGTCGAAGGTGTAGCGCTCCTCAAACACGGGCTTCTGCGTCTTGCGCTTGACCCCCGTCTGCTTCGAGTTCTTCTGGTCGGGCAGGAGGCAGATCTTGACGTAGGGGTTGGAGTGCGCCATGTCCTGGCGCGAGCCGTCGTGGGAGATGGGGGGCGGCAGGTCCCGGGCCTCGATCACCCTCACGGTGAGGTGGTTGTGCAGCAGGTCGTACTGGGTGCTGAAGTGCAGCATGCCCAGCTGGTACTTGGACAGGATCTCCTCGTCCGTCAGGGAGTCCACGTCGTCGCTGCTGGAGTCCAGCGAGTAGAGCCGGGGCTCGAACTTCCGGAAATAGTCGTCGGGGGCATAGGTCCGTCTGAGCACCGAGGGCTGGATAGGCTCCTTCTTGGCGCTGAGCACGCCGAATTCAATGGGCTTGATGTCGATGAGCGGGGAGCTGGGGCGTCTCGACTCCAGACCTAGGCAATGGCCAGAAATAACAGTGAACAGGGCCGCGCTGGGATGGGCGTGGCCACGCTGAGATGAGCCTGGCCACTCTGGGACGGACAAGCCCAGCCACTCTGGGACGGACAATCCCAGCCACTCTGGGATGGGCTGGCCACGCTGGGACGGGCTGGCCACACTGAGACGAGCCCGGCCACTCTGGGATGGGCCTGGCCATGCTGGGATGGGCCTGGCCATGGTGGGATAGGCCGGCCATGCTGGGATGGGCCTGGCCATGTTGTCACAGACCCTCCCATTGTTCCCTCTGCTTCTTGGGCTCGCCATGCTTTGAAATAGACTTGCTCCTCTGTATCCACTGGGGGTCTGGTTCCAGGACCCCAGAGTATACCAAAACCTGCCCACACTTGACTCTCCAGGTCCTGACAgaaaaggtgggggtgggagaggggggagaggctgtggccagtgccttggcttagtaggctaagcctcacttgcagcgctggcatcccacatgggcgccggttctagttccggctgctcctcttcctatccagtttcctgctatggcctgggaaagcagcagaggatggcccaagtccttgggcccctgcacctgcatgggagacccaggagaagctcctggctttggattggcccaactctggctgttgcggccatctggggtgtgaaccatcagatggaagacatttctctctgtctctttctctgtctgtagccctacctcttaaataaataaataaaatatttttttaaaaaatgggggaaGGCTAGCATTTCCACAGAACCTACACACATCACAAACTGTCAATCATCTCTAGGGTCCTATGGTGCTTACTGCCACATAAATGCTACGTGAGCCATTGTCACATTTACTGCTTAGGGAACAATGACAAGGAAGAAGATCTGTGCGTGTTCAGCCCAGGTGCGACTTTCCAGAAGCATGTCCCACCGGCAGCTGCGTGGATCCGAGGATACAGAGGGCGGAGGGCACCCCAGGAGTAATTATTCTGCGAGAGGCAGTATGGCAGCACAGCCATCGCCGTCACCCACATCACGGACTGCTGCTGTTCTAAAGGGACCGAGGGTGAGAAGCCATTCATCTGCCCGATCCCTTGGGTCAGAGAACCTTTTAATAAGGGGATCTTCCAAAAGTCCCTGGAAAACGCATATTGTTGAAGACAATGTCTGGATTGCAAAATGCTTTGCTTGAAAATGAATtcttcttttaattgtattttccagaaactttttgaagtctggCTGTATATCCCAAAGGCTACCACTTGGACAAGTAACCAACAGAACATTTTAGGAAGCCACTCGAAGTTCTCTTTCCTCCCCAACACTATCTTCGAAGTCCAGCATGTATTTTATACTTGCAGTCCTTCTGGTCGGGCACCAGCTCTAATTCGGTGCCCACCAGCTCCAGGGGGCTGGTGGCTGTGGCAGTGGGAAACGCCAGGCTCCCCCCTCCCGTTTTATAGATGGAGAGACTGAGGCCTACAGACATtaaaaatgtcttctatttcACTATCTGAGCCcttgacatttttttctccttcctttctcttccccatcTATACCAGGAAATGCTAGACACCAGTTTTTTTCTGTCTGATGGGTACACTGCATGGATTTTAAGCTTTTCCCTTCTGTTATGTGAATCGCACAGACACCAGCTGGGTGGGAGGGCAAAGACACCCTGCGGAGGGAAAGAAAGCTGGGAGCCTCTGGGATTTatcctcctttctcctttctcctctccaccCAAATCACCTAGGACCCCAAATGTGATccataaatacattttgtttagGTGTAAAAGCAAGGGAACATGATACAAAAACCCAGGTCGTGAGTTTCTCTCTAGAAAGACTGGGCCACCCTAGGTCCCCAATCCACAGAGCTGCccggagctggggctgggtagCAGCCATAAAGGTCCAGTTAGCCACAGTCTCCACCCTGTCCTGTGTAACTCCCCAGGCACAGTATTAGCAGCATCAGAGTGACATTTGTCCGTGCCCAATCCTCTTCAGTCACTCAGCCAACTCAGCTGGGCCCCCAGGTCACCTGAGCTGGCGAGCCCTGCTGTCCACACAGCAACACTCACTCCTCTCACACTGATGTGACCTACGAGGGGGTCTTCATAAACGTCACAGAAATGGGAATTAGGAAAAAGCATGGATTGCAAacactttttacaccaaaataagcatgtattttcatttcccatgaactttctggagtgCGCTTGTACGTGACAGTGACGACAAACGATGTCAAGGTGATCAAAATGGTTATCGGTGAAGGCAGAAACCAtgccacctcctccccagcaACAGCCCCGCCCCTCATGGTtacccctcccccaggacaccACCGACCTTGGAGAAGCAGCCAGGGCCCCATGGCCCCAGCAGAGGGCTTACTTGAGATCCTCCGGGTCAGGCTGTACGTGGACTTGGATGTGTCTGAGGACGAGCGTCTCCCATCCGGGGAGTTGGTCCGTGGGGTCAGCGGGACATCACTGGCCGTGTGGACAGAGTCACCGTCCTTGTCACTGCTCCGGCTGGCCATCCTGGAGGAAAAGGGGAGGCCTCAGTGGCGTCAAGGGaaccccagggcctggcctcttGGTCCCTAGGAAGGTGCAACCCACAAGTTCACTGTGCTCGGGCCCATGTCCTACAACTTCCAACAATGTCCATTTGAGACAGTGTGGGGGCTAacgctgcggcacagcgggtggAGTCACCTATAGCgccgcatcccacatgagcgctggttcaagtcctggctgctcctcttccgctccggctctgtgctaatgtgcctggaagggcagcagatgatggcccaagtccctgggcccctgccacccacatgggggacccacatgaagttccaggctcctggtgtcagcctggcccagctccaccacaaccatctggggagtgaaccagaagacagaaaatctctccctctttgtctttctgcctttcaaagaaataaaaataaacctttaacaatAAAGAATTAGCGTGAGAATCCTTAAGCTCTCCATGAAGTCTTGGCGTTTTGTACAAAATGTGAAATGCCTGGAAGGATTAGTTccgtccccctcccctccctgttttCAACAATCTGTCAAAGGATCCGCACACTTCCAAAAGCTGGGGTTGGGTAGAGGGCTGTGCAATGTTAGGCTGCTGCCACGTGGGGGCGCCACTTTGAGCAAGTGAAGACAGAGCCCTGTCATGCTTCAGTCTGGAATGGACTGTGGGGTTGTTTACTGGCCTCCACACTCCAGCAAGCAGCTTTTGGCCAGGGTGTCCTGCTAAGTCACCCATGACTGCATCTTGAAAAGATTTTAACATCTTTCAGAAATATCCCCATAACAGGTGTCACTCAAGGGTTCTTTGAGTGGCAGGGCTGCAGCTGCGAATCAATGATTGGAGGATGGCGGCTCAATGTGAAGGAACGGCGGCCATGACTCAGTGCCCTACCGGGGAAGCTGTGGGAGTGCGGACAGGGAACCCACCCTCCCTGGCTGCCGGAAACACGAATGAGCGCACACCAGCACTGTgcggggcagagcaggtgcaacACATTGTGGCTGGTATTCTTTATAACAGAGACGGGCTTTAAGATGCCCCAATGCtcacacagccagggcagggtgcCAGGGTGGGGGAAAAAGGAGGAGAGGCTGTGGGCTAGGTTCCCCAGACTGCTCCCCTCAACTGGACATTTAAGCCTGTAGGGAACTCGTCCTGAAAAATGCAAGCTCAGAATCCTACGCGGTCTTCAGATGTGTTTTGTCATGGCCAGGACAAGACCGGGTTTGCTGTCGGGAGGAAGTGGGACCTTtgctggctccctgctcctcGCCTGTTGGTGGTGGAGGCAGCCGATGAGACATGAGGGGCAGGAGAAGCGGGAGGGAGACAGCGAGTGGCATGGGGTCACACTCTCCTGTCTTCCAAGGGAGGCAGGACCACAACAAAATGCCCCCTGCGCCCCACCCCTCTGCAGGGGCCCCCTTCCCAGCTGCCACACTTCACTACCAAGTCCCCCCAGCCTTCCCCAGGGGCCTGAGGGCCACTGTCATCCGGAGCTCCCAGACACGGGTCATCAAGCCTCCTGCGTGGCCATCAGGCCCCTGTCGCCCAACTGCGCCAGCTCATGCTATTCCTGTGCCTTTACCCAACCTGGTTCCGTCCCATCATTCAGGTTCCGCTTCCAGGGCACCTGCGCAGAgaggccccgccccgtccccatCGCCTCCTCCAGTTGCCATCAGCCCCTCTCTGTGGCTGCTCGTCTTAACCCTCCACCCTGCACGTAGCTCATCTTGGACTGCAGCTTGCCTCCCTTCTGCGGTTGACACTGAGCCCTAGGGGTGTTCACCGCGGCACACCTCAGCCCTAGCCTGCTGGAGGTGTTCCAAATGTCTCTTGGTGGTGAATTTGTGAAAGGACCTCCCCATGGTTCTTGTCTATTTGTTGTCTTATCTATTTGGTGCAGGTCTTGCCCTTCCTCTCACACCAGCATACGGTTCTTATTGGTGGGATCTGCACCTACGATGATCAAAGGTACTAGGtgctgagtacctactatgtgccggCCAGGGTGTGAGCCATCTCATTCCAGCCACCTCCACTCGACTCACAGATGCTCAGTGGCAGCCCCAGGGCGGGTTAGGGGGGATGATGGGTAACCAAGCTGCACCTCTGTTGATCCGTGCATAGAACCCCAATAATGCCAAACCCAGGCAGTGAGTGCCACACATTCCCGTGGGAATCGTGCCACTTTATTAAATTCTAGCTGGAAGTGGTTTTCTCCAAGGCTCCCAGCTCGGGTCTGCCttctttgtttaaaaggcagggagtggccggcgccatggctcacttggctaatcctccacctgcagcgccggcaccccaggttctagtcccggttggggcgccggattctgtcccggttgcccctcttccaggccagctctctgctgtggcctgggaaagcaggagaaggtggcccaagtccttgggcccctgcacctgcatgggggacccggatgaagctcctggcttcagatcagcacagctctggccattgtggtcaactggggagtgaaccagtggatggaagacctctctctctctcctctctctgtgtaactctgactttcaaataaataaataaatcttttaaaaaaatacgcTGCTGGACAAACCAAAGACTTAGCTGACTTCACTTTTCAAGGGTCTTTCTGGcattgtccccccccccccaaaaaaaagaaaccaaactgTTCCATCTCCCCGACCttctcagcctggcctagcccagccatgggAAGCTGGGGCCCATAAGCCATGAGCATAGGTGACCATCCAGAGGTGACACACAGCGCATACACAAAGGCCAGCTCACCTGCCACATTTCAGTCCACAGAGGCAAGTCCCAGGGTCTGGGCTCAGAAGCCACAGTAGGAGAGGAGCTGCAAAGCCTGTGGCATTTCTACTCCCTGCCTGTTTGATAACATGCAGCTGCCCACTTGGTAAATAAATCTGGGGAAAACACAAGCTGTACATTTGCTTTTTGACTGATGAGTGTGCCTCTCTTTTACAGCTTTCTCTTACCATTTTGCATCATGTTGAATGCCAAAAAATGGGTTGAGCCTGGAgttcaagggagacctggatcatcACGGAAACCACGAAGGTCACATACAGCTGTTCAGGTTGTAGACTGCACA harbors:
- the SYT17 gene encoding synaptotagmin-17 isoform X1 gives rise to the protein MLKFPIYSVLVNREAISSPDNSNTLLASQLPSQDGQLEPLNEGFLSRISDLLLCRWTCRHCCEKCCVSSCCQSSEDEVEILGPFPAQTPPWLMASRSSDKDGDSVHTASDVPLTPRTNSPDGRRSSSDTSKSTYSLTRRISSLESRRPSSPLIDIKPIEFGVLSAKKEPIQPSVLRRTYAPDDYFRKFEPRLYSLDSSSDDVDSLTDEEILSKYQLGMLHFSTQYDLLHNHLTVRVIEARDLPPPISHDGSRQDMAHSNPYVKICLLPDQKNSKQTGVKRKTQKPVFEERYTFDIPFLEAQRRTLLLTVVDFDKFSRHCVIGKVSVPLCEVDLVKGGHWWKALIPSSQNEVELGELLLSLNYLPSAGRLNVDVIRAKQLLQTDVSQGSDPFVKIQLVHGLKLVKTKKTSFLRGTIDPFYNESFSFKVPQEELENASLVFTVFGHNMKTSNDFIGRIVIGQYSSGPSESNHWRRMLNTHRTAVEQWHSLRSRAECDRVSPASLEVT
- the SYT17 gene encoding synaptotagmin-17 isoform X4 produces the protein MLEPLNEGFLSRISDLLLCRWTCRHCCEKCCVSSCCQSSEDEVEILGPFPAQTPPWLMASRSSDKDGDSVHTASDVPLTPRTNSPDGRRSSSDTSKSTYSLTRRISSLESRRPSSPLIDIKPIEFGVLSAKKEPIQPSVLRRTYAPDDYFRKFEPRLYSLDSSSDDVDSLTDEEILSKYQLGMLHFSTQYDLLHNHLTVRVIEARDLPPPISHDGSRQDMAHSNPYVKICLLPDQKNSKQTGVKRKTQKPVFEERYTFDIPFLEAQRRTLLLTVVDFDKFSRHCVIGKVSVPLCEVDLVKGGHWWKALIPSSQNEVELGELLLSLNYLPSAGRLNVDVIRAKQLLQTDVSQGSDPFVKIQLVHGLKLVKTKKTSFLRGTIDPFYNESFSFKVPQEELENASLVFTVFGHNMKTSNDFIGRIVIGQYSSGPSESNHWRRMLNTHRTAVEQWHSLRSRAECDRVSPASLEVT
- the SYT17 gene encoding synaptotagmin-17 isoform X5; translated protein: MLKFPIYSVLVNREAISSPDNSNTLLASQLPSQDGQLEPLNEGFLSRISDLLLCRWTCRHCCEKCCVSSCCQSSEDEVEILGPFPAQTPPWLMASRSSDKDGDSVHTASDVPLTPRTNSPDGRRSSSDTSKSTYSLTRRISSLESRRPSSPLIDIKPIEFGVLSAKKEPIQPSVLRRTYAPDDYFRKFEPRLYSLDSSSDDVDSLTDEEILSKYQLGMLHFSTQYDLLHNHLTVRVIEARDLPPPISHDGSRQDMAHSNPYVKICLLPDQKNSKQTGVKRKTQKPVFEERYTFDIPFLEAQRRTLLLTVVDFDKFSRHCVIGKVSVPLCEVDLVKGGHWWKALIPSSQVYPMHSCHEDCVFCSPSGRMLKSECSQKSVAIPLALVSVSHHVVQSQLAHWRDMFDLGPKEENVFRQERYLHTGRLDINVSENSCKPSLAVCK
- the SYT17 gene encoding synaptotagmin-17 isoform X3, producing MAYIQLEPLNEGFLSRISDLLLCRWTCRHCCEKCCVSSCCQSSEDEVEILGPFPAQTPPWLMASRSSDKDGDSVHTASDVPLTPRTNSPDGRRSSSDTSKSTYSLTRRISSLESRRPSSPLIDIKPIEFGVLSAKKEPIQPSVLRRTYAPDDYFRKFEPRLYSLDSSSDDVDSLTDEEILSKYQLGMLHFSTQYDLLHNHLTVRVIEARDLPPPISHDGSRQDMAHSNPYVKICLLPDQKNSKQTGVKRKTQKPVFEERYTFDIPFLEAQRRTLLLTVVDFDKFSRHCVIGKVSVPLCEVDLVKGGHWWKALIPSSQNEVELGELLLSLNYLPSAGRLNVDVIRAKQLLQTDVSQGSDPFVKIQLVHGLKLVKTKKTSFLRGTIDPFYNESFSFKVPQEELENASLVFTVFGHNMKTSNDFIGRIVIGQYSSGPSESNHWRRMLNTHRTAVEQWHSLRSRAECDRVSPASLEVT
- the SYT17 gene encoding synaptotagmin-17 isoform X2 produces the protein MASRSSDKDGDSVHTASDVPLTPRTNSPDGRRSSSDTSKSTYSLTRRISSLESRRPSSPLIDIKPIEFGVLSAKKEPIQPSVLRRTYAPDDYFRKFEPRLYSLDSSSDDVDSLTDEEILSKYQLGMLHFSTQYDLLHNHLTVRVIEARDLPPPISHDGSRQDMAHSNPYVKICLLPDQKNSKQTGVKRKTQKPVFEERYTFDIPFLEAQRRTLLLTVVDFDKFSRHCVIGKVSVPLCEVDLVKGGHWWKALIPSSQNEVELGELLLSLNYLPSAGRLNVDVIRAKQLLQTDVSQGSDPFVKIQLVHGLKLVKTKKTSFLRGTIDPFYNESFSFKVPQEELENASLVFTVFGHNMKTSNDFIGRIVIGQYSSGPSESNHWRRMLNTHRTAVEQWHSLRSRAECDRVSPASLEVT